gcggcggcggatacCAAGAAGGaaggcagcagcggcagcgccgcaaACGTCAAGGTCACGCCCTCGGTGGAGAGCGTCATGATCCCGATGCTGACCGCGCTGGTACCATACGTCGCGCTCATCGCCAaggcggtcgacgaggaggcgtgggacgacgacatgggcaaCCCTTTGGGGAtgcagctggcgggcgtgcgcAACATCCTGCAGGCGTGCAAGGACGAGGGGGTCAATGGAGGTGCTCTGGAGACCCTGGCGGGACTGATGCAAAAGGTTGTGGACGACCGCGGTGGCGCCGGGGGTGTCCCTGAGGTCGCCAGGTTCATATTAGAGTAGTGACTTGCTCGTGTTAAGAAATACAACGTATCGCCTTAGAGCCCGGCAACTAGGCTATTCATTGTTCATTGGAAGGCATTCGTTGTCCCGCAAAGCCGTGTGTCAAGCCTGCTTGGCGTCTGACCTCCcagcctcatcatcaccatcatccaACATATAATACCAATAcagcgccgtctccgtcttgtGCTCGTCAATCGCCCTATACACAAACTCATCATACCCCCCAAAGGAGAGCCCCTGCTTCTTGTAGAAGCGACACGCGGGCACGTTGTTGCTCTGCGACTCAACACGAATACCCTTGATGCCCTCTTCGCTCGCCCACTGCACCACCGCGTCAAACAGCCTCTTGccctggcccttgccgcggaGGCTCGCGTCCAGCGCAATGGTGTTGAGCGTCGCCATGCCGTTCCAGTCTTGAAACGCGAACGCGTAGCCGAGaatgcgacgacggccctTGTTggccccgtcatcgtcgccgccgccgccgacgtcgtgTTCGGGCGCGGTCAGCGCGAGGATGACGCTCGCGGCACATCCGGGCTCGTCAAAGTCATCTTCGGAAAAGCCGTACGACTTGTTGCGTGGCGGCACCACGGGCGACGTGGCGATGGGCTGGTCTTCTAGCGCCAGGTGATGGTACGGCTTTGCGACCACCTCGGAGATGGTGAAGGAAAagtcgcaggcggcgacaTCTGCCTGCGTGATGCGCGGGACGCGGGTGACTTCCATGGCGTTGACGTACGTGGAGTTGTATATCCTGAATGAGTGAGTTACGCTCCAGTGTCTGAGGCGGCGCAACGTCTTATTTGCAATCTGAAGAGTGCGCATGAAGAACTGCACCCCCAAATATACTTCTTCAGCTCTGAAAACACGTAGCCTTTTTCATGTTCAGCTGCTTGTCGGACAattgtcgacgccggcggctctGACAGGGATGCTTTCTTGCGTGCGCGTCGTGGAAGCAGTTGGAGTTGTAAAGAAGCTAAAGCGGCTCAGAAAGCCCGGGTCATGAGAGAGCCAATCGGCGTGACTCAATGCGGCAATAACTGCAGTCAAATAACTGCCTATTTTGTCGACCAATTCGGCGACCTCTGCGGCAGTAATTCTGGTACTGAggcgcagcaacagcaatgcgcgaggacggcaagctgACGGTGACCATGACACTTGAGCAAGTCTGCAATGTCCTGCACATGCACGTCTGCCGCATCTGATCGCGCATACAAAACGTCTGGTATTCCATGGCTATGCCAACGCTCCCACACTACTCAGCACACCAACATGACATTACATGGCATTACAGCATTATAACTCTTCCAATCGTGGTATCAAAAAGTCAAGTCTCCTCTCATTCGCCCTTACACATGATGCGTCCCAGCGTCGTGCTCCGACTCCGTGTCCGAAgtctccttggccagcgtcTGCGCGCCATTGAGTCTCGGGTTGCGCAGCGCCACCGCGAAGCCGATGAGCGGCACGCAGAGGCAGATTCCAGTAATGCACAGGAGACGCTGGATGTACTGGTATGCATGaccgacggcatcgcgctcTGGAGTGCCGATGGGATAGACCGCCACAACGTTGGTGAAGGGATCAGCGTATGCAAGgggcgccagcgtcgcgtTGATGGGGCCAAGGGTCTCCTCCAGCTTGGCAGGCAGAAGTTGGGACCACATGGCACCGGACACGGTGTTGCCGAGGGCGGAGCCAACGTTGTAAACGGCCAGGTAGATGCCAGTCATGACGGCCAGGTTCTCGTGCTTAAGACCAACCTGCAGCGAGGCTTGCGCCGTGTAAGGGAACAAGCCACCGGCAAAGCCGAGCAGGACCTGTGCGCCAATGACGCCAgcctggctgctgccagACGGGGCGCCGCGGTAGTGGATGAGAAGGCCAAAGGCAACCATGAAGAGGCAGGTGCCGGCAACGACGAAGACCTTGAGCCGGCGGACCTTGAAGACGACCATGCCCAGGATGACACCAGTGATGACGCTAGTGAAGGAGTAGAGCGAGGTGATGCGAgtggcggccttgacggagAAGCCAAAGGCGACCTGCAGGACGGTATAGAGGAAGTCGGCCTGCATGCCCCAGGCGAAGTTGAGCAAGATGGCGATGCCCATTGGCGCCCAGACAGCACGGTCCTTCATGAGAGTGAAGGGAACCAGGGGGTGGGGGGCCTTGAGCTCCCAGTAGATGAAGAAGGGGACGCAAacgacaccgacgacgagagggGCAATCACGtgcggctgctgccactGGGCCTGGAAGCCACCGGCAATGGTCAGGGGCACGAGGATGAGAGCGAAGACGGCAATGAGGAGAATGATGCCGATGACATCGAGAAGCCAAAAGAGCTCCACGGTAAGGTTGCGGAAGCCAAGCTGCTGGAAGGAGGAGCGATAGTTGACGAGAAGAccgcgcttcttggccttgtgcGAGACGACCAGGAGGCTGATGATGAGAGGCATGGCGCAGACGGGATAGATGATGCACCACATGCCAATGCCCCACTTCCACGTGGTGTTGGCGAGGACAACGTTGCTAATATCTCCGCTAACCCAAGTATTGATGATGAAAGGCAGAGCGGGGATGTAGCTGAAGAACAGACGGGCGCGGGTCGAAGTAATGTCGGCAATAatgacctcgacgagcaggatGATCATGGTATAGCCGACCTGGTAGAtcacgctgccgccggcaaaGGTATCGACGTCGTTAGCCACAGCCTCGACGATTGTGCCGATGACGTAGAAGAAGATGGACACGCAGATAAGCTCGACACGGCCAAAGACATCGGCAATTTTGGCGGCCGTaggttgggcggcggcggcgatgacggcgcggatgaCATTGACGGTGGCCTGGAGCGAGTGCACGCCgaaggaggcggtggcggtgggctGGTATGCGTAGCGCAGGGTGCCATCAAGGCCGTAGGCGTAtgcgacgaggaagacgccgatgaagatgaagatgcGGTCGGTCAAGGTGATGCACTGGGAGAGCGCCTCGACTCGGGCGACACCGGGCGACTTgatgtccttgacggcgtcggcggccgaccgCGGCTCGCCATGCGGCCGCTCGTTGATGTCGGTGGCCTTTTCGTGAGtgtccatggcgggcgacggcggatgaggtggtggtggtggtggtggtggcgcgacGTCTGGTAGCACGGTAGGTGGATGGTCCTGCGCCGGTCAAGCGAGGCGAATGCTCCACGAGAGcggccgcgcgacgaggcggagggaTGGTGTCcgcagacggcgagggaGAAGGACGAGAAGAGCAGAGGCGTGAAGATGTGGTAGTAGAGGAGGGGATTCAAGCAAGGGTCCTGGGAAGGAACCGAGCAGGGTTGCACTTGACTTTATGGTCGATGGCTCCGGATGCGGAGGCGCCGGCTCTAAAAGCCAAGCGCTCCTTCCTCCCGGACGGACGAACCACcacgaaaaaaaaaaaagcgcAGACCCTGCTAGCCAAGGTTTCCATGTGCGTAGACAGTTACGTACATTTACCTGCCTACTAACCCAGGTACCTCTTCGCTAGTCTAAACTACCTAAATTACGCTGTCACTTGCGCGTGCTGCATTGACTTCCGGGcgagaaaagaaaaaaaaatcgcTGGCCCGATTGATTAGATAAAGGGCCGAGAGGGGAGTTTGGGAGGGGGGAATGGGGGGGCGCACATGGGCACGCAAATCGACATGGGGCTTCCCATGCCCAGGGCGAACCCTGATTCGCTGCCGGGTGGAAAGCGCTCCACCGCCTCGTTGCATCCCGCTCGCTGGCCCGCCGTccgacgccctggcctcACTCGTCACGAAAGTCTGCCTGCCATCCGTTGCTCATCATATCCGCAACCCATGGTCGCGTGCGCAATTTCTGGCTCACCCAACAACAGAGGACCATCACCGGAGGTCCGGAAAGAACCTGCCTGCCCAATGCCCAGCCTATAGAACGCctgtggcggcgggtgctTGGGCCAGCAAGGTTATCAGATCCATCAGATTATCTTGGGTTGGCGCGCTAAAGCTGAAATCTCTTCCCTGAGCCCAGCGCCACGCAGCCACCAACTCAAGGCCGCTGGCCCGCGGCATTGGATGGAGACCGGGACTCATCAAGCATCATGCCCGGTGGGATGTCGTCTCCCCTCTTGTTCGTcatatgtgtgtgtgtgtgtgtgtgtgttgaCCGACAATTGAGGTCACGGTGGATCGAGGGCCCTTGtgacggacgacgagcttCATCTTTACCCGCCGGGCCCACCGAGGCTTCAGATTGCCAAGCGCTTCTCCCGCGCCGCGTGCTGACGGTGCTACCCTCACGCCACATGGGCGTCATCACCACATTCACGCGATGTCCTGGCAGGCAATACTACTACTTACTAGCAGCTCAGCTCCCGCGCCCAACATGGCATCTCTCCCgcatgcggcggcgtcagtCTGGCCACAAGCACAGAACGGTGCAGCTGCAGGCAGGGCTCGCATTGATCGCCGACGAAGCCCGGCGGCCGGTACGGCTTTCCTTGGCTCGCGACGAGCtgaagtacgtacgtagcaggCATGCTGGCCAAGACGAACAAGCTCGTCCAGAGCCAACGCCAAAAGGCACAGCCATG
Above is a genomic segment from Purpureocillium takamizusanense chromosome 2, complete sequence containing:
- a CDS encoding uncharacterized protein (COG:S~EggNog:ENOG503PWIB), whose amino-acid sequence is MRTLQIANKTLRRLRHWSVTHSFRIYNSTYVNAMEVTRVPRITQADVAACDFSFTISEVVAKPYHHLALEDQPIATSPVVPPRNKSYGFSEDDFDEPGCAASVILALTAPEHDVGGGGDDDGANKGRRRILGYAFAFQDWNGMATLNTIALDASLRGKGQGKRLFDAVVQWASEEGIKGIRVESQSNNVPACRFYKKQGLSFGGYDEFVYRAIDEHKTETALYWYYMLDDGDDEAGRSDAKQA
- the SIT1_2 gene encoding ferrioxamine B transporter (COG:U~TransMembrane:14 (i45-64o84-104i116-134o146-165i172-190o202-227i256-282o294-313i334-359o371-389i396-415o427-445i457-475o535-558i)~EggNog:ENOG503NUD0) translates to MDTHEKATDINERPHGEPRSAADAVKDIKSPGVARVEALSQCITLTDRIFIFIGVFLVAYAYGLDGTLRYAYQPTATASFGVHSLQATVNVIRAVIAAAAQPTAAKIADVFGRVELICVSIFFYVIGTIVEAVANDVDTFAGGSVIYQVGYTMIILLVEVIIADITSTRARLFFSYIPALPFIINTWVSGDISNVVLANTTWKWGIGMWCIIYPVCAMPLIISLLVVSHKAKKRGLLVNYRSSFQQLGFRNLTVELFWLLDVIGIILLIAVFALILVPLTIAGGFQAQWQQPHVIAPLVVGVVCVPFFIYWELKAPHPLVPFTLMKDRAVWAPMGIAILLNFAWGMQADFLYTVLQVAFGFSVKAATRITSLYSFTSVITGVILGMVVFKVRRLKVFVVAGTCLFMVAFGLLIHYRGAPSGSSQAGVIGAQVLLGFAGGLFPYTAQASLQVGLKHENLAVMTGIYLAVYNVGSALGNTVSGAMWSQLLPAKLEETLGPINATLAPLAYADPFTNVVAVYPIGTPERDAVGHAYQYIQRLLCITGICLCVPLIGFAVALRNPRLNGAQTLAKETSDTESEHDAGTHHV